Part of the Antechinus flavipes isolate AdamAnt ecotype Samford, QLD, Australia chromosome 2, AdamAnt_v2, whole genome shotgun sequence genome is shown below.
catctgcatctagagaactATGAAGAAATGAATTATCGATcaaggcatagtattttcactttttgcttgtttgttatgtttctctttttcatgtatttttccctttgggtatgatttttttcttgcacaaaaagacaaatatggaaatgtttttaaaaattgcacttatttaacctatatcagattacttgctatcttggggagagaggagatgAGAGGAAGGGATTAACAACTGAACACACACAatcttacaaaaacgaatgttgaaaattctttacatgtatttggaaaatactatttaaaaatgcaTCTCCTTCTGATAGCTATGAGATATACGTTTTTTTAATATTGTGGTTTTTAATATTAAAGGCACTATGCATTTGGGATATGTTGTGGAGTGTATAAAGGTATTGGGCTAAACCTAATTTCTTTCAGacttcccagcagtttttttttttaaatcaaatagcAAGTTTTTGCTTAgctaacttatttttttctactttatcaaatctAGGTTATTGAGTTCTATTATTTCTGAATCTGAGGGgtgctaggtagtgcagtggatagagcaccagccctgaagtcaagaggacctgaattcaaatctagtctcagacacttatcacttcctagtgtgaccatggacaaagccacttaaccccaattgcctcagcaaaaaaaaaaaaaatatatattattctgtATCTCCATTGTTTGTTCCATTAATCTGTCTCTTCAGTTTTTTAACCAGATGTTTTGATGatttctgttttataatatagtttgatgCCTGGAAATGTTATTTTCCCTTCATTATtactttttgtcatttcctttgattttctagatcttttgtttttccaaatgaattttattattattttatcaagttatGAGAAGTAATCTCTtggtaaaattttattgatataaaatttaaaatgtatattaattttggtagcattgtcatttttattgtgttaaTTTGACCTAGTCATGATCACTGACTATTTTCCAGTTTGGTAGAttgttctttcattctttaaGCTGTGCTttataattgaattgaatatatacAAGTCTTTTACATGCCTTGAGATATTGTTCTCCAGATATTTTTATGGATTTGGTAGTTAattggatttctctttctattcttgcTTCTTATGTTTTGTTGTATACAAGTAGTATTTATTTTAAGGATTTATTATGTGACTTACAACTTTGCTACATTTGCTATTAATTTCCTCAGTTACCATCTTTGCTGATTTCCAAATAAATCATCACAACCATCACCAAAGAAGGATggctttatttcctatttatctgtctttattcctttaatttctttctcttgtcttactGCAACTAGTAGCATTTCCAGAACTGTATCACATAATTGTGAAGAGAGTGGTAATATTTGTTTCATTCCTATATTTATTGGAAAAGCTTCTCATGTCACTCTATTACAATATGATATATTAGCTTTTTGTTTAAGGTACTTTTTtatgagagtaaaaaaaaaggcCTATCTATGCCTATACTTATGGTTTTTAGCATAGAAAGAGTATTGTACTTTGTcagaagctttttctgcatttgttgagATAATAATGTAGTTTGGTTTTTAATATGACTAAATTAtgttgattgttttcctaatttcctatctttgtatccctggtgcaatttcttggataaattgctataatctgtTTGATAGAACTTTTGAGATTTTGAGTCAATTATTCATTAAGGATATTGGCCtgtactttacatgtattatttttccctagtttttcAGTATTAggaatatatgttttataaaaggATTCTGGTAGAGTTCTtagtttttgagaataatttgtgaagTATGAGTACTAACTATTTTTTAAGTTTGATGGAATTCTCCTGTGAATCCATCAAGTTTGGTAGTTCTTTTAcatctagatctattttcttttctgacattGGGTTTTCTTAAATTCTCTGTCCAATAATTTGATAATTTGGACATtacatatttttgaagatatttctatatttcttttgtgttctatTTTTAGCATATAACTGTACACAATATGTttgtgcttttttatttcttttggttttgctctgATTTCACCTTGttcatttcccattttgttgatttttttattagtaatctaatcagattatttttaaggattgacaatttttaaaattagcttttagttttattatttctatgagttttgttttcaatttagctatttcctctttaatttttttttaataacttctcTTCTGGACAAATTTTGGGTTTATTTGCtgattctcttaattttttaaaatgcatattcagTTCACTAACCTTCTCTTAATTTTGTTAATGTGTGATTATAAGAATATGGTTTTTTCCCTAAGGACTAATTTTTTAGCTGCATCCTAgggattttaataaaaaatttaaaaattgcttgaatatattatgctttttgttgtcattttcaaTATTCTTCCATATAGAATCTTCCCTTACATAAAAGAAACATAGTTTAGCAAAACAGAGACCTAAGCCATGTCTGATAGTAATGTACCATTTTATAACTGTGCCCCACGGAAGtttattattacattaatttaaattataaagttttagtgttttatttctcattattgtGTTCATTATTTACATTATTCCCTAGTTATCAGCCTATCAGCCTCATTGACTCCCATGATCTAGGGCTATCATATTCTTAATCTCATCATCATCCCCgttctcttttctatcttttctaccTGTAACTCTAAAATTCCTCTACCTGACCACAACCTTTCTGGCTCTCCTTGTGCTTTGTCGCTCCTAAATTCATTCTCTGTCTTTACTCTAACTGCAGACTTATCCTGCTTTCCCATGTTATCATTCCTATAGCCTGGCTTTTCAGTTCAACTTTAATGCTGTCTTGGACTCTCAATTCCTTTGTTCGACTGCCCTACTGTAGCATGCAGTTCGTTCCTTTCTAGATCccaaattatttgcatttttttctttttctatttttgcttacATAAAGTTGAACACTGCTAGAGTAAGTCATGTAGCCATGCTGCCACATgccagtcttttttattttttttcctaatagacTGGCTATTTTCCCTATAGTATTCAAACCTGTGCAGGTTTGCTCCCatccttaaaattaaaaacagaaaacaacaaaacCTACATTCAATTTCACCATCCTCTGAGactttcatcttcattttcctttctttcaaagccaaactcctagaaaaagcttTTCAAATTCACTTGCTCTTTACATTTTCAATTTCCTGACATTttgaaaaaatgtgtttttattaaaaacttaacaGATATCaacaaaaattgtcattttcacaTACATAAAAGAGCAGCAAAAGATAATCATATAGAAAGGTATAAGTTTCTATTATGCACagcttgggttttgttttgttttttatgtatcTAATAGATTTAATACAGTAATCCTAACACTATCCTGCTTCTCAGtgattctgtgtattttattattgtttcattgttgcatttttctttccttggcaTCGCTATTAATATGCCCAACTAATGTGGGGGTCCCCTTTGCTTCTTTTTCAGGAGTATTGGCAGGAGCCTCCCAATGTCTCTTTTGGCTCTCCAGTACTTCTTCCACAGATGCTAAAGTGATAGTCCTCTCAAGTGCAGGTCTGACTGGCCTTGTTACTCCTCTGCTTAAGAAGCTCCAGAGGCTCCCTTTGAGATAGAATACAAAGGCCTTTGTTTTACAGTTTAAAGCCCTTCCCAATCTGGCTTCCTCCTGTCTTCATAGGCAGATTCCACATTACCAGCTACCACAAAGTCTATGGTCTGGCTAAATTAGCCTGCTTGCTCCTACATAACACTGCATCTCCCGCCTCTATGCCTTTCTTTGTACAAACTGGCTTCTCCCCATCATCCACCATGTTGGTCCTGCCCTCCCTCTTTACCTCAGGCTTCTGAAAGCCACCTTATCTGAGGCACCATCTCTGTTCCCCAATCCCATCAGTTTTTAGTGTATACCTCTCCCCTTAGTCATTCATTGTGCTTTCACTTTGTACATGTGTTGTATTTACTCATTTGGGAACATAACATAACCTTGTAATAGAATATTaggttctttgagggcaagagcAGTCTTTTGTGTTTATGTATCTATTTACTCTTAGTACCTGGCACCTAAAATGCTTAATTAAATCATCAGAGAAACTATGCATCATTCTTCATTTAGCTATAACTTCTGCCTTCTGGGTTTCTTTTTTTGAAGAGaactttaacatttatatagtttggTTCCTCTAATATTTTCTTGTTCCCTTTGAACAAGGATCTCATATTTGGAGTAACGTCTTTTAATTGTTCATGTTACCACTAATCTAAAAACCATGTGCTTTTACAccctgtcttttgcctttttttttttttaaaactatttcataGTTGTACTGAGAAAGTAGAAAGGCACTTCCCAAAACTGAGGACTGTTTtatagttttcttcattttgtcatcTCATGGCTTTTCTGTACTTAACCAGGCTGGTCCTTTTTGTCCTGAGACCAAATTCAAAGCTGTTACAGTTTGGCAGATCCTGCAAGAATTTATGTCCTTATAGGACATAAGTGCCCTTAAGTTAACTGGAGGTCATGATGAAATATTAGTGTAGGGCTtttatagttataataataattactaattagatataataatataataaattagtCTGTTATGTCCTTTCTAACTCCATtgctattgttttccttttaattgtgAGAACAGCTTCTCAAATATGTTGTGTAAGGAAGAATCCAATAGCCTGACTGAGAGTATCATCTCAAGTATAGAGACAGACAGTTGTTCTCTGAAccttaatctctctctccttccattttctagccaAGGGAGGGACACAAAAAGAAAGCTATTGAATTTTGCCCTCTGATTTTACTGAGAGTGCTATTTCTCTCATGTTGCTAATTTAGGTTGCTAATTCTTCCTGATATATTAACAATGGTGGCCAGAAGAATTGAATTGTCTTCCCTCCAGtttatattataaccaaattttcCGGTTTGTCTTGCAATCAAATTTCCCATCCTCTTTTAAGAATACTACTCAGGATGGCTTGACATAATAATCAGATTAGATCTGTCTTCTCTGATGAACTAAGCAGAAAGAGCTGCTTTTAATTTAAGCCTCTATCCCAAATATCCATGGAAAGACTTTGGCCCCATTGGATTAGTTTTCTTGACTAGTCCACCAAAacctttgctttttttattgtctttttccagATGCATCACTGCAAAACAAAAGAACTTTGAGTTATTTCTTGGATTTCATGATCTTCATCCATCCATTAAATCCCACCAAGGTTtcaggaaataaatagaaataaagtacCTGAGAGTTGAAAAAGGGAAccagtttcttcatcagaaatttGAATTTGGCTTAGGCCTggcctctctttctctatttcataccTTCATACTTCAACCTTTAAAGGCCGAACAGTTGTAACCACATCCTTTCCAAAGTCACCCACCCCATCTTCAGTGTTTGGTGCTCTGTGAGAGAGTGAGTCTGGTAGGAGACATGCTTTAGCATCAGGGAAGCTGGCTCATATGACTTGCATCTCTGGTTTAGGACTCTTCAGGTGACTTATTGCATACTGGCAACTCCTCTTATCTGTGTTCTCTGTACTATGGACTTCATGATTGATTCTTCTTGGCATGTCTAAGTTCTAGGTGTTTTGAATGCAGGCTGTGAGAGTTTAGGgtaaagaggaggagagaatgggATCTTTGCCTTTCAGTAAAAGGTGGGGCCAAATGATTCAGCAAGCTGTAAAAGGGCTGTTTTCCCCATAGTGTAGGTGGCTGAAGGAAGCCCTTCCCTGTTATTAGAGCTCTTACTATAACATCCTGTGGATTCGCAAAAGCCATTTCTAGGTGACTCTTCTCAGTCCTTTTCCTGGAATGGCCTAGCCTTCAGTCATTCTGCTTTTGACTTAATTAAGTAAGCCTTCCAAGGAGATGGTAGGCATCCAGCTCTAGAAAATGTCAGGCTAGGAGGGTAGTAAATGGTAGTATATGCTAGCCTCATCATGATCTGGTTCCTGTAAACCTATGATCTTGATTCTGCGAGCCTAAGGAATCAAAGCTCCTGGCATCTGTATTTTTTTGGATTCATCATCTTGATCAAGTGCCTCAATTCCTATCTATGTAACCTgagttcttctcttttttcactctGGTCTTTTACAGTCATCTTAGCATATCCTattgaagataaaaatatttaggaCTGCTTGAAGAAAGGAGATATATGAATAAAGAAGATTGTTTTgtgattgttatttttgttgatgGCAGAGTGGACGAATTTAAATTACTTAGACATTTTCTTCTCACTTAAGTGTGTTCGTTATCTTGAGACAGAtctattgaaatgaaatgaaagtataTTAAACATCTCTTTCTTGGGTTATCTAGGAAGAGTACTCGGAAATCGGGAAGGTAAACTAGATATCCTTCAGATATTACTCCTAATCATTTGAATATTtaatccatttttctctttgaaatagtAGAAAGCAAGATTTAGTTGGACAGAAAAATGATTCTTAATATGAGAAAGAAGTAGAACTGAAGGAAGTTCATTTATTAGTTATGGCCTAATGATTGAAAACCTTTATGAATAGAATCTTCCATTACAAATTGGGAAGCTTGGTCTAatttttgtttctgcctctgaTTTTTAGCATGTGTTCACAAACAAATCATCAATTCCTcgcttttgttttttccattgtaaATGGGATAAAAgtcttttgtctcttcctttaCCTGTTGGTTTCCTTAGCTGGGTCATTTATGTTCCTCTGagagaaatgttatttaaataatgaatgtgatttttatttagaCTTTAAGTTGAATTTAAAACAATTGGTCCATTATCTCACTCTTGACTTAATTCTAGCTAATAAATCTTCTCTGGGGAAGCCTGGCTGCCCTCTGTTAATAACACCTGCCTGTGGGTTCCTTTCAGGTTTAAACCATGATTCCTGTCACTGAGCTCCGGTACTTTGCTGATACTCAGCCAGCTTACCGAATCCTGAAACCTTGGTGGGATGTCTTCACAGATTACATATCCATTGTCATGCTGATGATTGCAGTATTTGGGGGGACCCTTCAGGTCACCCAGGACAAGATGATCTGTCTTCCTTGTAAATGGGTTACTAAAGACTCCTGCAATGATTCCTTTCAAGGCTGGTCTACTCCTGCCCCAGATCCCACCTATTACAACTCTACAATCCTTGCCTCTCCAGACCCAGGGCCCAAAGGAATCAAATATGACCTCGATCGGCATCAGTACAACTATGTGGATGCGGTATGCTATGAGAACCGGCTCCACTGGTTCGCCAAGTATTTCCCCTATTTGGTGCTGCTCCATACACTTATCTTCTTGGCGTGTAGTAACTTTTGGTTCAAGTTTCCCCGGACCAGTTCCAAACTGGAGCACTTTGTCTCTATCCTGCTGAAGTGTTTTGACTCCCCTTGGACTACCCGGGCACTCTCGGAGACAGTGGTGGAGGAGAGCGACCCTAAGCCAACCTTCAGCAAGATGAATGGCTCCATGGACAAGAAGTCATCCACTGTGAGTGAAGACGTAGAGGCTACTGTGCCCATGTTACAGAGGAGCAAGTCCAGAATCGAGCAAGGCATTGTTGACCGTTCAGAGACAGGGGTGCTGGACAAGAAGGAAGGGGAGCAGGCCAAAGCTCTCTTTGAGAAGGTAAAGAAATTTCGGACTCATGTGGAGGAGGGGGACATCGTCTACCGCCTCTACATGCGGCAGACAATCATCAAGGTGATCAAGTTCATACTAATCATTAGCTACACGGTGTACTATGTCAACAATATCAAATTTGATGTTGACTGCACTGTAGACATTCAGAGCCTGACAGGCTACCGCACCTACCGCTGTGCCCACCCCCTAGCCACTCTCTTCAAGATCCTAGCTTCTTTCTATATTAGTCTGGTGATCTTTTATGGCCTGATATGCATGTATACCCTATGGTGGATGCTCCGGCGATCCCTCAAGAAGTATTCATTTGAGTCCATCCGGGAGGAGAGCAGTTACAGCGACATCCCTGATGTGAAGAATGACTTTGCCTTCATGTTGCACCTTATAGATCAGTATGACCCCCTTTATTCCAAGCGCTTTGCTGTCTTCCTCTCGGAGGTGAGTGAAAATAAGTTACGGCAGCTGAACCTCAACAATGAGTGGACGTTGGAAAAGCTGAGGCAGCGTATCACCAAGAACTCCCAGGATAAGCTGGAGCTGCACCTGTTCATGCTGAGTGGGATTCCAGACACAGTCTTTGACCTCATTGAGCTGGAGGTGCTCAAGTTGGAGCTCATCCCTGATGTGACCATCCCTCCCAGCATCGCCCAGCTCACCAGCCTCAAGGAGCTTTGGCTCTATCACACAGCAGCCAAAATCGAGGCCCCTGCCCTGGCCTTCTTGAGGGAAAACCTCAAGGCCTTGCACATCAAGTTTACCGACATCAAAGAGATCCCTCTATGGATCTATAGCTTAAAGACCTTGGAGGAGCTCCATCTAACTGGCAACCTGAGTGCTGAGAATAACCGCTACATCGTGATAGATGGTCTGCGGGAGCTGAAGCGGCTCAAGGTCCTGCGGCTCAAGAGCAATCTGACAAAGCTGCCACAAGTGGTCACAGATGTGGGGGTCCACCTCCAGAAGCTTTCCATCAATAATGAAGGGACCAAACTGATTGTCCTCAACAGCCTGAAGAAGATGGTGAACCTGACTGAGCTGGAGCTAATCCGCTGCGACTTGGAACGCATCCCACACTCCATCTTCAGTCTCCACAACCTGCAGGAGATCGATCTGAAGGACAACAACCTCAAGACCATAGAAGAGATCATCAGTTTCCAGCACCTACATCGCCTCACCTGCCTTAAGCTGTGGTACAACCAAATTGCCTACATCCCCATCCAAATTGGGAACCTCACCAACCTGGAACGTCTCTACCTGAACCGCAACAAGATAGAGAAGATCCCTACCCAGCTTTTTTACTGCCGCAAGCTACGCTACCTGGATCTCAGTCACAACAATCTGACCTTTATCCCTGCTGACATTGGACTGCTACAGAATCTTCAGAATTTGGCTGTGACGGCCAACCGGGTAAGTTCATGGTAGGATGATGGTCGGGGAGAGAGCTTGAGATGAAGCAGATGATGACAACTCTTGTTCTATAGTGCCTTAGATTTTACAAGATACTTTCTTCATGAATTATAGTCAGGCAAATCTGGAGTCTGAGGCAGTTAGGGCTAGAGAGGGTTAGCTTTAGGAAGGGATTTGTAAGTAAAGTTAGATTTAGTATTTGGGTAGAGTTACAATTAGAGTTTAGGGTTAATAGGCTAAGGGAACTTAAGAGAGGTGAAAATAAGAGTCAGAGGCAGCAGTTAAGGATTATTATCAGAATGCTTGTTAGGAGGCACAAGAAGGGTTAGGATTAGGGCTGTTGTTTGAGTGGGAGTGTTAAACTGAGTGTAAGGGTTGGTCTAAGAGTCAAGATTAGTTTAGGAGGGGGCTAGCATCTTATTCAATGGCAGAGATATAGTAGGAGGCACATCCAGAGGCTTACGTTTGAGAATCTGATTAGAAATTGGAGACACCTGTAGGATCCGAGTCAGAGCCAATTCAGGTCAAATTCAGGTTTACAATGAGGTTTGGGAATGGGATGcttggggagtgggggggaagtgTGGAGGCGGGGGATATTTTCTTCAACATGGCCCCAGGAAGTAGATAGTactcttaaatattattatttttattttataaatgaagaaacagaaggtTAGGTAAAATAACATGCCCAAAGTCATTACAACCAAGTGGGTATCAAAACCTGAATTTAATTTATAAGTTAAATGACTGACTCTAACACTTGTATTTTCTATTATACTTTGCTGGTGAAGAGAAGTATATTTTTAGACAGCAACTTGTGAAAGCTTTAATGCGCAAATTTGTTTTAATGAATATTGGTAGGAGATAGAAGAATAGTTGAAGATCTATTCAgttccctcaaggagattactGTCTAGCTGTGAAAATAAAGCATGGAAAGTGGATAGGACTGAAGAAAAGTACTTTAgtaaggcattttaaaaataactctttgtaCAGACTAGACCCAGTGCAAAGGAGGGCCTGCAGTTAATGTAAGATCAGTGAAATGAATTAATCAGGATTTTgaaagtacctttttttttttttaaagaatcttagagaagaaaggagagagacatagATTAGCCAAAATTAATAGGAGCTTAATTCATACAAAGAAATTgtcatttctgtgattttttttttttttttttttgcctttcctagGAATcacatttctcaaaaaaaaagcaTGCATGAAACAAAGAATTAAGAGCTGAGGTAACTTGTTACCTCAATAATAAAGTGGTGGCTTGATTGGGAGTCTGGGCAAATCTACTACTTCTTCAAGTCTAGTTCCTCTGTCATAGAGGTTCTTCATGAAATTCATGGATCCTTATGGGATTGTTTTCAATAAGTCCGTGAACTTGGATAGGAAAGAAAATCATGTCTTTATTTTCACTTACCTCTAATTGAAAttgagaatttctttttatttaaaagtgttCTGAGAGGAGgggggatccataggcttcacaGAATAGGGCTGAGAACTACCTCAATGAAAAGGATCATTGAGGGAAGGGTATTGATAGCTGAAATGAAAGCagggtttttaaaaagttagagatATCAGCGTTTTTAGTTAGAGATATGAAGATGGATTTAATGTTCCCTTTTACTTTCACCATAGTGGTGTATAATACTGTGagaatttaaaaagtattcaaaTACTCAGTTTAAAAGACTTGGACTTTTCTGTCTCTCATTTatctttcttgaaataaaagtATGAACACAGAGCACATTGTGAAACTTTTTATATAAGTTATATTCAGAATCAGCCTCTTAGGCTTGGGTGGTATTAAACCCCCTGGAGGATTTATGACAGTTTGGAATTTGTGCCTGGGATACCTCTTGAATTAGGAAGAACTTGTAATTTTATTATACCCTCAGAGTGTCCTGGGTGTGGTTGGATTAAGGACATCTTGCTGAGATAGGGTGGGACTTACAAAGAGATCTAGTGGTTTTTGTGGTTTGAGTTTCTTAAACAACATCACACAGTTGTTCTATGTATTTTCTAACCCTGAGGAGAATCATATAAATTGAAGTTTGCCTTTTTGGGGAATATTTTGGAGCATTTTGATTGAGTTAAATGAGTGGATGCCAAAGGGTTTATTATCTGCTTTGGACCTCTCTAGTGCTGAAATGAGAATAAACAAGAGCACTGGTAGATAATATATTGGCATCCATTATTTAATTCTTGTGGAGTTAGAGCTAGATGGAACCTAaagaagttatatatatatattgtagcTCTGGCCTAGAGGACCTTGCCTGAATTGGCCAAGAACCAAGTGCATGCTCTAAGATCTCTTAGGCTAGAAATCTCTAACCTTCTTCTCTGTAAATTTAATCACttaataatttttccctttctatcttaACCTTCTTCCAATAAGGTCCTTCAGTGATGTTTCATCCTAAGATGAAAATAACCTTGGATTCTTGAAGACCTAGCCAGTCAAAAAAATGAGTTCTGGCTATTTTGCCAAACTAGAAAAACTTTGAATATGGATTCAGTgacaaggggtgtgtgtgtgtgtgtgtgtgtgtgtgtgtgtgtgtgtgtatcctagGACTAGGTTAGCTAAGTTTGGAGAAATTATCATGGATATGTGCACAAGGATGAATTTTACATCCCTATAAATTCTCCAAGACCGACAAAAGTCAGAGATCCTTTAAGTAGGAAACTTCAACAGTGGTGAAGTGTCGACATATCTCACCAATTCCTTTCCttagagacagagaacagaggcTCAGTGCCTCTTGAGAATAATTCCACAAATACTTGAGATAGAGTGATACTTTCTTCCCTTCAGACTATCAAATTCTTTAATCTTTCCTCAAGGGAACTCTTTAAT
Proteins encoded:
- the LRRC8A gene encoding volume-regulated anion channel subunit LRRC8A, whose protein sequence is MIPVTELRYFADTQPAYRILKPWWDVFTDYISIVMLMIAVFGGTLQVTQDKMICLPCKWVTKDSCNDSFQGWSTPAPDPTYYNSTILASPDPGPKGIKYDLDRHQYNYVDAVCYENRLHWFAKYFPYLVLLHTLIFLACSNFWFKFPRTSSKLEHFVSILLKCFDSPWTTRALSETVVEESDPKPTFSKMNGSMDKKSSTVSEDVEATVPMLQRSKSRIEQGIVDRSETGVLDKKEGEQAKALFEKVKKFRTHVEEGDIVYRLYMRQTIIKVIKFILIISYTVYYVNNIKFDVDCTVDIQSLTGYRTYRCAHPLATLFKILASFYISLVIFYGLICMYTLWWMLRRSLKKYSFESIREESSYSDIPDVKNDFAFMLHLIDQYDPLYSKRFAVFLSEVSENKLRQLNLNNEWTLEKLRQRITKNSQDKLELHLFMLSGIPDTVFDLIELEVLKLELIPDVTIPPSIAQLTSLKELWLYHTAAKIEAPALAFLRENLKALHIKFTDIKEIPLWIYSLKTLEELHLTGNLSAENNRYIVIDGLRELKRLKVLRLKSNLTKLPQVVTDVGVHLQKLSINNEGTKLIVLNSLKKMVNLTELELIRCDLERIPHSIFSLHNLQEIDLKDNNLKTIEEIISFQHLHRLTCLKLWYNQIAYIPIQIGNLTNLERLYLNRNKIEKIPTQLFYCRKLRYLDLSHNNLTFIPADIGLLQNLQNLAVTANRIESLPPELFQCRKLRTLHLGNNVLQSLPSRVGELTNLTQIELRGNRLECLPVELGECPLLKRSGLVVEEDLFNTLPLEVKERLWRADKEQA